One region of Streptomyces davaonensis JCM 4913 genomic DNA includes:
- a CDS encoding riboflavin synthase, which yields MFTGIVEELGEITAVENLGDACRFRLRGPVVTEGAKHGDSIAVNGVCLTVVDNEGDEFTADVMAETLNRSSLGALDIGSRVNLERPTAVGARLGGHIVQGHVDGTGAVLERKPSDNWEIIKISLPDDLARYVVEKGSITVDGISLTVVDAGPDYFTVSLIPTTLALTTLGLKQPGDPVNLEVDVVAKYVERLLGAAK from the coding sequence GTGTTCACCGGAATCGTCGAAGAGCTGGGCGAGATCACCGCCGTCGAGAACCTCGGTGACGCCTGTCGCTTCCGCCTGCGCGGCCCCGTCGTCACCGAGGGTGCCAAGCACGGGGACTCCATCGCGGTGAACGGCGTCTGCCTCACGGTCGTGGACAACGAGGGCGACGAGTTCACCGCCGACGTCATGGCCGAGACCCTCAACCGCTCCAGCCTGGGCGCCCTCGACATCGGCTCCCGCGTCAACCTGGAGCGCCCCACCGCGGTCGGCGCCCGCCTCGGCGGCCACATCGTGCAGGGACATGTCGACGGCACCGGCGCGGTGCTGGAGCGCAAGCCCTCCGACAACTGGGAGATCATCAAGATCTCGCTCCCCGATGACCTCGCCCGGTACGTCGTGGAGAAGGGCTCCATCACCGTCGACGGCATCAGCCTGACCGTCGTGGACGCGGGCCCCGACTACTTCACCGTGAGCCTCATCCCCACCACCCTCGCCCTGACCACGCTCGGCCTCAAGCAGCCCGGCGACCCGGTCAACCTGGAAGTCGACGTCGTCGCCAAGTACGTCGAGCGGCTGCTGGGAGCAGCCAAGTGA
- a CDS encoding PH domain-containing protein yields MSELPALPVTFRPGRTRAVLLTAGVAIFVVISAVALLLEKLGPGERLSFILTGALMFGVLAMLARVKVVADDSGVTVVNIASRRRLDWAEIIQVNLRPGDPWVFLNLSDGTSLPALGIQPGIAKQQAIADARALRALVEARGTRDLP; encoded by the coding sequence ATGTCCGAACTCCCCGCCCTTCCCGTCACTTTCCGGCCGGGCCGCACCCGCGCCGTGCTGCTCACCGCCGGTGTCGCCATCTTCGTGGTGATCAGCGCGGTGGCCCTGCTGCTGGAGAAGCTCGGCCCCGGTGAGCGCCTGAGCTTCATCCTCACCGGCGCGCTGATGTTCGGCGTCCTCGCGATGCTCGCCCGGGTCAAGGTCGTCGCCGACGACTCCGGTGTGACCGTGGTGAACATCGCCAGCAGGCGGCGGCTGGACTGGGCCGAGATCATCCAGGTGAACCTCCGGCCCGGCGACCCCTGGGTCTTCCTCAACCTCAGCGACGGCACCAGCCTGCCCGCCCTGGGCATCCAGCCCGGCATCGCCAAGCAGCAGGCCATCGCCGACGCCCGCGCGCTGCGGGCGCTCGTGGAGGCCCGCGGCACAAGGGATCTGCCGTAG
- a CDS encoding AAA family ATPase — translation MDFGMQGPEAPADLAWLRGVDAYTMGAYPQAEEEFRTAVRMDPGMADGWLGLHALRVDTTTALLRMFRHRDRFGEQRARHRRTLNSWYWLGWWVQPVLESPRDLLLAHASHWLDGRHVPELDRALAGLPPVDADAQVRFLHACRAYLVKDWEQLVRHTDPLLDDPMLGIEAGLFGGMARVRLEMYGQAEPLLSAALMRCRSEQPQRKELRYWLARAHEGTGRSAAALPLYRAVHRVDAAFMDTSARLAAIAEGDGYDEAGDLAPITLTGLGQDSVDGPDTLDPLFGEGRDLKLSGPELASSGPLPPVPDPAVRERVNLPGQPPPAGPTDPALLEEALAELERMVGLEPVKRQVKALSAQLNMARLRAGQGLPVQPPKRHFVFSGPSGTGKTTVARILGRVFYALGLLGGDHLVEAQRADLVGEYLGQTAVKANELIDSALGGVLFVDEAYSLSNSGYGKGDAYGDEALQVLLKRAEDNRDHLVVILAGYPEGMDRLLAANPGLSSRFTTRVDFPSYRPLELTSIGEVLAGENGDVWDEEALDELRSIAGHVVDQGWIDELGNGRFLRTLYEKSCAYRDLRLSTYPGTLTRDDLSTLRLPDLMQAYGEVLSGRGPQDPPGM, via the coding sequence ATGGACTTCGGCATGCAGGGCCCCGAGGCCCCGGCCGACCTCGCCTGGTTGCGAGGCGTGGACGCCTACACGATGGGCGCTTATCCGCAGGCCGAGGAGGAGTTCCGCACCGCGGTGCGGATGGATCCCGGGATGGCCGACGGCTGGCTCGGCCTGCACGCGCTGCGCGTGGACACGACGACCGCGCTGCTGCGGATGTTCCGGCACCGGGACCGCTTCGGGGAACAGCGCGCCCGGCACCGGCGCACCCTCAACTCCTGGTACTGGCTCGGCTGGTGGGTGCAGCCGGTGCTGGAGAGCCCGCGCGATCTGCTGCTCGCGCACGCCTCGCACTGGCTGGACGGGCGGCATGTGCCGGAGCTGGACCGGGCCCTCGCCGGTCTGCCGCCGGTGGACGCCGATGCCCAGGTCCGCTTCCTGCACGCCTGCCGTGCCTATCTGGTCAAGGACTGGGAACAGCTCGTCCGGCACACCGACCCGCTGCTCGACGACCCGATGCTCGGCATCGAGGCCGGGCTGTTCGGCGGGATGGCCCGGGTCCGCCTGGAGATGTACGGCCAGGCCGAGCCGCTGCTCTCCGCGGCCCTGATGCGCTGCCGCAGCGAGCAGCCGCAGCGCAAGGAGTTGCGGTACTGGCTGGCACGCGCCCATGAGGGCACCGGCCGGTCGGCGGCCGCGCTGCCGCTGTACCGGGCCGTGCACCGCGTGGACGCCGCCTTCATGGACACCTCGGCCCGGCTCGCCGCGATAGCCGAGGGCGACGGGTACGACGAGGCCGGCGATCTGGCGCCGATCACGCTCACCGGGCTCGGCCAGGACTCCGTGGACGGACCCGACACGCTCGATCCGCTCTTCGGCGAGGGCCGGGACCTCAAGCTCTCCGGGCCTGAACTGGCGTCCTCCGGCCCGCTGCCGCCGGTGCCCGATCCGGCCGTGCGTGAGCGGGTGAACCTTCCCGGCCAGCCGCCGCCCGCGGGACCGACCGATCCGGCGTTACTCGAGGAGGCGCTCGCCGAACTCGAGCGCATGGTGGGCCTGGAGCCGGTCAAGCGCCAGGTCAAGGCGTTGTCGGCGCAATTGAACATGGCCCGGTTGCGGGCGGGGCAGGGGCTGCCGGTCCAGCCGCCCAAACGGCACTTCGTCTTCTCCGGGCCCTCCGGCACCGGCAAGACCACGGTTGCGCGCATCCTGGGCCGCGTGTTCTACGCCCTCGGACTGCTCGGCGGCGACCATCTCGTGGAGGCGCAGCGGGCGGATCTGGTCGGTGAGTATCTCGGGCAGACAGCCGTGAAGGCCAACGAGCTGATCGACTCCGCGCTCGGCGGTGTGCTCTTCGTCGACGAGGCGTATTCGCTGTCCAACTCCGGCTACGGCAAGGGGGACGCGTACGGCGACGAGGCGCTTCAGGTGCTGCTGAAGCGGGCGGAGGACAACCGGGACCACCTGGTCGTGATCCTGGCCGGGTACCCCGAGGGCATGGATCGGCTGCTGGCCGCCAACCCCGGGCTGTCCTCCCGCTTCACCACTCGCGTGGACTTTCCCTCGTACCGGCCCCTGGAGCTCACCTCCATCGGCGAGGTGCTCGCCGGGGAGAACGGTGATGTGTGGGACGAGGAGGCGTTGGACGAACTGCGGTCCATCGCCGGGCATGTGGTCGACCAGGGGTGGATCGACGAGCTGGGCAATGGGCGGTTCCTGCGGACGCTGTACGAGAAGAGCTGCGCGTATCGGGATCTGCGGCTGTCGACTTATCCCGGGACGTTGACTCGGGACGACTTGTCGACACTTCGGTTGCCGGATCTGATGCAGGCGTATGGGGAAGTCCTGTCGGGTCGGGGACCTCAGGATCCGCCGGGGATGTGA
- the ribH gene encoding 6,7-dimethyl-8-ribityllumazine synthase yields MSGKGAPELSVQGVGDLRVAVVAAQWHEKVMDGLVDGALRALHDLGIDEPTLLRVPGSWELPVVAKVLAGRGYDAVVALGVVIRGGTPHFEYVCQGVTQGLTQVSVETRVPIGFGVLTCDTEEQALDRAGLPGSNEDKGHEAVTAAVATAATLRSVSEPWR; encoded by the coding sequence GTGAGCGGCAAGGGTGCACCGGAACTGTCCGTACAGGGCGTGGGCGATCTGCGGGTCGCCGTCGTCGCGGCGCAGTGGCACGAAAAGGTGATGGACGGCCTGGTGGACGGCGCCCTGCGCGCCCTGCACGACCTCGGCATCGACGAGCCGACCCTGCTCAGGGTCCCGGGCAGCTGGGAGCTCCCGGTCGTCGCCAAGGTCCTCGCGGGCCGCGGCTACGACGCCGTCGTCGCCCTCGGCGTCGTCATCCGGGGTGGCACCCCGCACTTCGAGTACGTGTGCCAGGGCGTCACCCAGGGTCTGACCCAGGTCTCGGTGGAGACCCGGGTCCCGATCGGCTTCGGCGTGCTGACCTGCGACACCGAGGAGCAGGCCCTGGACCGGGCCGGGCTGCCCGGTTCCAACGAGGACAAGGGGCACGAGGCGGTGACCGCGGCGGTCGCCACCGCGGCCACCCTGCGTTCAGTATCTGAACCCTGGCGCTGA
- a CDS encoding hemolysin family protein — translation MSVLQLLFAALLVLANGFFVGAEFALVSVRRSQIEPLGTARARQVLYGLEHLPQMMAAAQFGITICSLTLGAVAEPTVAHILEPLFEWIHLPHAMIHPLGYVIALATVVFFHLVIGEMVPKNLAMAAPEKAALWLSPGLVAFARLCRPLTVALGACAQGILRLFRVEPKDEVEAVFTSEQLNRLVEDAGQAGLLDPEEQERLEDALELGSRPVTDVLLRRESLVTVPPSVTPGQIVDLTARTGYSRFPVVAETGAFMGYLHVKDVLDLEDSERAVPQQVWRPMTTLRPELPLDDALTVMRRAATHLAQVADASGKVLGLVALEDVLELLVGEVTDPAHRALPKQALAS, via the coding sequence ATGAGCGTGCTCCAACTTCTCTTCGCCGCGCTGCTGGTGCTCGCCAACGGCTTCTTCGTCGGCGCCGAGTTCGCGCTGGTCTCGGTCCGCCGCAGCCAGATCGAACCGCTCGGCACGGCCCGCGCCCGACAGGTCCTGTACGGCCTGGAACACCTGCCGCAGATGATGGCGGCGGCCCAGTTCGGCATCACGATCTGCTCACTGACCCTGGGCGCGGTCGCCGAGCCGACGGTCGCGCACATCCTGGAACCGCTCTTCGAGTGGATCCACCTTCCGCACGCGATGATCCACCCGCTGGGCTACGTCATCGCCCTCGCCACGGTCGTCTTCTTCCACCTCGTCATCGGCGAGATGGTCCCGAAGAACCTCGCGATGGCCGCGCCGGAGAAGGCCGCGCTGTGGCTCAGCCCCGGCCTGGTCGCCTTCGCCCGCCTCTGCCGTCCCCTCACCGTCGCCCTCGGCGCCTGCGCCCAGGGCATCCTGCGGCTCTTCCGGGTCGAGCCCAAGGACGAGGTCGAGGCGGTCTTCACCAGCGAGCAGCTCAACCGGCTGGTGGAGGACGCGGGCCAGGCGGGCCTGCTGGACCCCGAGGAACAGGAACGCCTGGAGGACGCCCTGGAACTGGGCTCCCGTCCGGTCACGGACGTCCTGCTGCGCCGGGAGTCCCTGGTGACGGTCCCGCCCTCGGTCACTCCGGGCCAGATCGTCGACCTCACCGCCCGCACCGGCTACTCCCGCTTCCCGGTGGTGGCCGAGACGGGCGCCTTCATGGGCTACCTGCACGTGAAGGACGTACTGGACCTGGAGGACTCGGAACGCGCGGTACCCCAGCAGGTCTGGCGCCCGATGACCACGCTGAGGCCGGAACTCCCCCTGGACGACGCCCTCACGGTGATGCGCCGAGCGGCAACGCATCTGGCGCAGGTAGCGGACGCCTCGGGCAAGGTCCTGGGCCTGGTCGCCCTGGAGGACGTACTGGAACTGCTGGTGGGCGAGGTGACGGACCCCGCCCACAGGGCTCTGCCGAAGCAGGCCCTGGCCAGCTGA
- a CDS encoding bifunctional 3,4-dihydroxy-2-butanone-4-phosphate synthase/GTP cyclohydrolase II, which translates to MSTSSVLYSTDNIENWSLDPVEQAIADIAAGRPVVVVDDEDRENEGDLVIAAEKATPEIVAFMMSECRGMICAPMEGEELDRLGIPLMVENNTESMRTAFTVTVDGAPAHGVTTGISASDRATTLQLLASGTAQSDDFVRPGHIFPLRARSGGVLVRNGHTEAAVDLARLAGLRPAGAIVEIAGEDGRMLRLPELIPFARKHGLTIISIEDLIAYRRSAEPTVRREAEVHLPTVHGTFTAYGYRSTVDGVEHVALVHGEIGDGKDVVVRVHSECLTGDVFGSLRCDCGPQLDAALERIQTEGRGVVVYLRGHEGRGIGLVSKLRAYELQERGRDTLDANLELGLPADARDYAAGAQILRDLGVRSVRLMTNNPDKTDALVQHGIEVTDREPMPVTAGEHNLRYLRTKRDRMGHDLPWLEAAPVSACGNQ; encoded by the coding sequence GTGAGCACCTCATCCGTTCTGTACAGCACCGACAACATCGAGAACTGGTCGCTCGACCCTGTCGAGCAGGCCATCGCCGACATCGCGGCCGGCCGCCCGGTCGTGGTCGTCGACGACGAGGACCGGGAGAACGAGGGCGACCTCGTCATCGCCGCCGAGAAGGCGACCCCCGAGATCGTCGCGTTCATGATGAGCGAGTGCCGCGGCATGATCTGCGCCCCCATGGAGGGCGAGGAGCTGGACCGGCTCGGCATCCCGCTGATGGTGGAGAACAACACCGAGTCCATGCGGACCGCGTTCACGGTCACCGTGGACGGCGCGCCCGCCCACGGCGTGACCACCGGCATCTCCGCCTCGGACCGCGCGACCACGCTCCAGTTGCTGGCCAGTGGCACGGCGCAGTCCGACGACTTCGTCCGTCCCGGCCACATCTTCCCGCTGCGCGCCCGCTCCGGCGGCGTCCTGGTCCGCAACGGCCACACCGAGGCCGCCGTCGACCTGGCCCGCCTCGCGGGGCTGCGCCCGGCCGGCGCCATCGTCGAGATCGCCGGTGAGGACGGCCGGATGCTGCGGCTGCCCGAGCTGATCCCGTTCGCCCGCAAGCACGGCCTGACGATCATCTCCATCGAGGACCTGATCGCCTACCGCCGCTCCGCCGAGCCCACCGTCCGCCGCGAGGCCGAGGTCCACCTGCCGACCGTGCACGGCACCTTCACCGCCTACGGCTACCGCTCCACCGTGGACGGCGTCGAGCACGTCGCCCTGGTGCACGGCGAGATCGGCGACGGCAAGGACGTCGTGGTCCGCGTCCACTCCGAGTGCCTCACCGGCGATGTCTTCGGCTCCCTGCGCTGCGACTGCGGCCCCCAGCTCGACGCCGCACTGGAGCGCATCCAGACCGAGGGCCGCGGCGTCGTGGTCTACCTCCGCGGCCACGAGGGACGCGGTATCGGCCTGGTCTCCAAGCTGCGCGCCTACGAGCTCCAGGAGCGCGGCCGCGACACCCTGGACGCCAACCTGGAACTCGGCCTGCCCGCCGACGCCCGGGACTACGCGGCCGGCGCCCAGATCCTGCGGGACCTCGGGGTCAGGAGCGTCCGTCTGATGACCAACAACCCCGACAAGACCGACGCGCTCGTCCAGCACGGCATCGAGGTCACCGACCGGGAGCCGATGCCCGTCACCGCGGGCGAGCACAACCTCCGGTACCTGCGCACCAAGCGGGACCGGATGGGACACGATCTGCCCTGGCTGGAGGCGGCCCCCGTCTCCGCGTGCGGCAACCAGTAG
- a CDS encoding hemolysin family protein, protein MTIPLLLLAAAFLLILANGFFVAAEFGLVTVERPEAEKAAAEGDRRARTVVESLKELSFQLSGTQLGITITSLVVGMLAEPALAELLHGPITALGIPEGAVSGVAVIVGMLMASAVQMVIGELVPKNWAVSRPLQVARFVAGPQHLFARVFRPVIATLNAVANRLVRALGIEPTDELASARTPGELVSLARHSAQAGTLEQDTADLFVRTLSLGELTAQHVMTPRVKVSALQSSATAEDVVNLTRATGLSRFPVYRERIDEVVGMVHLKDALAVPAADRLRTPVGRIARPALLVPETLPVRPLLARLRSEQPIAVVVDEYGGTAGVVTLEDIVEEIVGEVRDEHDAKDLPELASAPAEDGRPAWDADGSCRVDILLRIGLDVPEGPYETVAGLVADLLGRIPVPGDKAELPGWRLSVRQVGHYRAERVRLVRTAPVVEAAR, encoded by the coding sequence ATGACCATCCCCCTGCTGCTGCTTGCCGCGGCATTCCTGCTGATCCTCGCCAACGGCTTCTTCGTGGCGGCTGAGTTCGGCCTGGTGACGGTCGAGCGCCCGGAGGCCGAGAAGGCCGCCGCCGAGGGTGACCGCCGCGCCCGTACGGTCGTCGAATCGCTGAAGGAACTCTCCTTCCAGCTCTCCGGCACCCAGCTCGGCATCACCATCACCTCCCTCGTGGTCGGCATGCTTGCCGAACCCGCGCTCGCCGAGCTGCTGCACGGCCCGATCACCGCGCTCGGCATCCCCGAGGGCGCCGTCTCCGGGGTCGCCGTCATCGTCGGCATGCTGATGGCCTCGGCCGTGCAGATGGTGATCGGCGAACTCGTGCCCAAGAACTGGGCGGTGTCCCGTCCGCTCCAGGTCGCGCGGTTCGTCGCGGGCCCGCAGCACCTCTTCGCGCGCGTCTTCCGGCCGGTCATCGCCACGCTGAACGCCGTCGCCAACCGGCTCGTCCGCGCGCTCGGCATCGAGCCCACCGACGAGCTGGCCTCCGCCCGCACCCCCGGTGAACTCGTCTCCCTGGCCCGCCACTCCGCCCAGGCCGGCACCCTGGAGCAGGACACCGCGGACCTGTTCGTGCGGACCCTGTCGCTCGGCGAGCTGACCGCGCAGCACGTGATGACCCCGCGCGTGAAGGTCAGCGCGCTCCAGTCGTCGGCGACCGCCGAGGACGTCGTGAACCTGACCCGCGCCACCGGACTGTCCCGCTTCCCCGTCTACCGGGAGCGGATCGACGAGGTCGTCGGCATGGTCCACCTCAAGGACGCGCTCGCCGTCCCCGCCGCCGATCGGCTGCGCACTCCCGTCGGCCGCATCGCCCGCCCCGCCCTGCTGGTCCCCGAGACCCTGCCGGTACGGCCGCTGCTGGCCCGGCTGCGCAGCGAACAGCCCATCGCGGTCGTCGTCGACGAGTACGGCGGCACCGCGGGCGTGGTCACCCTGGAGGACATCGTCGAGGAGATCGTCGGCGAGGTCCGCGACGAGCACGACGCCAAGGATCTCCCCGAACTCGCCTCGGCCCCCGCCGAGGACGGCAGGCCCGCCTGGGACGCCGACGGCAGCTGCCGGGTCGACATCCTCCTGCGCATAGGACTCGACGTGCCCGAGGGCCCGTACGAAACCGTCGCCGGTCTGGTCGCCGATCTGCTCGGCCGGATCCCGGTCCCCGGCGACAAGGCCGAACTGCCCGGCTGGCGGCTGTCGGTGCGCCAGGTCGGCCACTACCGCGCCGAGCGGGTACGCCTCGTTCGCACCGCCCCCGTGGTGGAGGCGGCCCGATGA
- a CDS encoding phosphoribosyl-ATP diphosphatase, translating to MSKKTFEELFTELQHKAATGDPATSRTAELVGKGVHAIGKKVVEEAAEVWMAAEYEGKDAAAEEISQLLYHVQVMMVARGISLDDVYAHL from the coding sequence ATGTCCAAGAAGACGTTCGAGGAGCTCTTCACCGAGCTCCAGCACAAGGCCGCCACCGGCGACCCCGCCACCTCCCGCACCGCCGAACTGGTCGGGAAAGGGGTCCATGCCATCGGCAAGAAGGTCGTCGAAGAGGCCGCCGAGGTCTGGATGGCCGCCGAGTACGAGGGCAAGGACGCGGCAGCCGAGGAGATCTCGCAGCTGCTGTACCACGTCCAGGTGATGATGGTCGCCCGCGGGATCTCCCTGGACGACGTCTACGCCCACCTCTGA
- the pnuC gene encoding nicotinamide riboside transporter PnuC: MNWLNSEAFVLFDQHIIWSDMVGNILGLITLALGFRRSLWTWPVQFLSGLVLFGAFYGHLTGSAGKQAVVMAVALYGWYQWNRGTDKAADGKVSVRFATWAERGAMIAAAAVGTVAVALLFKAYPSLSWDPWPDAYIFVGTIVAMYAQARGMVEFWFAWLLVDLVGVPLNFANGYAFSGFVYVIYGALVLWGMRDWWLRSRRDSRPVLEGAPA; this comes from the coding sequence GTGAACTGGCTCAACTCCGAGGCCTTCGTCCTGTTCGACCAGCACATCATCTGGTCGGACATGGTCGGCAACATCCTGGGCCTCATCACCCTCGCGCTGGGCTTCCGGCGCTCCCTGTGGACCTGGCCGGTCCAGTTCCTCTCCGGCCTCGTCCTGTTCGGCGCCTTCTACGGCCATCTGACCGGCAGCGCCGGCAAGCAGGCCGTCGTCATGGCCGTCGCGCTGTACGGCTGGTACCAGTGGAACCGCGGCACCGACAAGGCCGCCGACGGCAAGGTCTCCGTCCGCTTCGCCACCTGGGCGGAGCGCGGCGCGATGATCGCGGCGGCCGCCGTCGGCACCGTCGCGGTGGCCCTGCTCTTCAAGGCGTACCCGAGCCTGTCCTGGGACCCTTGGCCGGACGCCTACATCTTCGTCGGCACGATCGTCGCCATGTACGCCCAGGCGCGCGGCATGGTCGAGTTCTGGTTCGCCTGGCTCCTCGTCGACCTCGTCGGCGTCCCGCTGAACTTCGCGAACGGCTACGCCTTCTCCGGCTTCGTCTACGTCATCTACGGCGCACTCGTCCTGTGGGGCATGCGCGACTGGTGGCTGCGCTCCCGCAGGGACTCGCGGCCCGTCCTGGAAGGAGCGCCCGCGTGA
- a CDS encoding uridine kinase family protein translates to MHAPLTPGPVIHQLASRLHSLPASCGPVRLIGIDGHAGSGKSTFAGRLARALGGAPVLRLDDIASHDELFDWTDRLLAQVIAPLSHGETAHYAPYDWHTRRFRPAVPLPPSPVVLVEGVGAGRRALRPHLAFLLWMDLPRAESWARGRSRDGEEQREFWDGWVAAERRHFAVDPSRPFSDVLVRQCAQGYELRSGPAGTGETDHFLTLSEGPSAMW, encoded by the coding sequence GTGCACGCACCACTCACCCCGGGACCCGTCATCCACCAGCTCGCCTCGCGGCTCCACAGCCTCCCCGCCTCCTGCGGTCCGGTCCGTCTGATCGGGATCGACGGGCACGCCGGGTCCGGGAAGTCGACGTTCGCCGGGCGGCTGGCGCGGGCACTGGGCGGCGCGCCCGTGCTCCGGCTCGACGACATCGCCAGCCACGACGAGCTGTTCGACTGGACCGACCGCCTGCTGGCCCAGGTGATCGCGCCGCTCTCCCACGGCGAGACCGCCCACTACGCCCCCTACGACTGGCACACCCGCCGCTTCCGGCCCGCCGTCCCGCTGCCGCCCTCCCCCGTCGTCCTCGTCGAGGGAGTCGGCGCCGGGCGCCGGGCGCTGCGGCCGCATCTGGCCTTCCTGCTCTGGATGGATCTGCCGCGAGCGGAGTCCTGGGCGCGCGGCCGCTCGCGCGACGGCGAGGAGCAGCGGGAGTTCTGGGACGGCTGGGTCGCGGCGGAACGACGGCACTTCGCGGTGGACCCCTCAAGGCCCTTTTCGGATGTCCTGGTACGGCAGTGCGCGCAGGGGTACGAGCTGCGTTCCGGGCCTGCCGGGACAGGTGAAACGGACCACTTCCTCACGCTCAGTGAGGGACCATCCGCAATGTGGTGA
- the hisG gene encoding ATP phosphoribosyltransferase: MLRIAVPNKGSLSGPAAEMLHEAGYQQRRESKELRIVDPENEVEFFYLRPRDIAIYVSSGRLDIGITGRDLLIDSGADAEEILPLGFARSTFRFAAKPGTANGIEDLKGKTVATSYEGIVEGHLAEHGIEASVVHLDGAVETAIELGVAEVIADVVETGTSLRNAGLEVFGEPIMKSEAAVIRRTGADADDPKVQQFLRRLQGVLVARTYVMMDYDCRVEQLEKAVALTPGLESPTVSPLHNEGWVAVRAMVPAKEAQRIMDDLYDIGARAILTTAIHACRL, from the coding sequence ATGCTGCGCATCGCCGTCCCCAACAAGGGTTCCCTGTCAGGCCCTGCGGCGGAGATGCTGCATGAGGCCGGCTACCAGCAGCGCCGGGAGTCCAAGGAACTGCGCATCGTCGACCCGGAGAACGAGGTCGAGTTCTTCTACCTCCGCCCCCGCGACATCGCGATCTACGTCTCCTCCGGCCGCCTCGACATCGGCATCACCGGCCGCGATCTGCTGATCGACTCCGGTGCCGACGCCGAGGAGATCCTCCCGCTCGGCTTCGCCCGCTCCACCTTCCGCTTCGCCGCCAAGCCCGGCACCGCGAACGGCATCGAGGACCTCAAGGGCAAGACCGTCGCCACCTCCTACGAGGGCATCGTCGAGGGCCACCTCGCCGAGCACGGCATCGAGGCCTCCGTCGTCCACCTCGACGGCGCCGTCGAGACGGCCATCGAGCTCGGTGTCGCCGAGGTCATCGCCGATGTCGTCGAGACCGGCACCTCGCTGCGCAACGCCGGTCTTGAGGTCTTCGGCGAGCCGATCATGAAGTCCGAGGCCGCCGTCATCCGCCGTACCGGCGCCGACGCCGATGACCCCAAGGTGCAGCAGTTCCTGCGCCGCCTCCAGGGCGTCCTGGTGGCCCGGACGTACGTGATGATGGACTACGACTGCCGGGTCGAGCAGCTGGAGAAGGCCGTCGCGCTCACCCCGGGCCTGGAGTCCCCGACCGTCTCCCCGCTGCACAACGAGGGCTGGGTCGCCGTCCGCGCGATGGTCCCCGCCAAGGAAGCCCAGCGGATCATGGACGACCTGTACGACATCGGCGCGCGGGCCATCCTGACGACGGCCATCCACGCCTGCCGTCTCTGA